In the genome of Dermacentor andersoni chromosome 3, qqDerAnde1_hic_scaffold, whole genome shotgun sequence, one region contains:
- the LOC126540972 gene encoding uncharacterized protein: MTTLFLVIAMVGTACAGHIPTHAVPVASLATTYHHSIVAAPAYVAAAVPAVSTTVHHTPAVSKATRVTSYQTTQPGVPHTVAKVSTYTPAATAVHTVHASVPTAVTGVVHPAPAYTYGYYPARYSYAHRYGYHPLRYGYVHGLTPYGLNYGYGLDAFGYVSPVKK; the protein is encoded by the exons ATGACCACC CTCTTCCTCGTCATTGCTATGGTCGGCACGGCCTGCGCCGGACACATTCCAACACACGCGGTGCCGGTGGCATCTCTCGCCACGACATACCATCACTCCATCGTCGCGGCACCGGCTTACGTAGCCGCCGCAGTTCCCGCCGTGTCCACCACCGTCCACCACACTCCAGCCGTGTCCAAGGCCACTCGAGTGACCAGCTACCAGACTACCCAGCCCGGAGTGCCACACACAGTGGCCAAGGTATCCACTTACACCCCCGCTGCCACGGCCGTTCATACTGTCCACGCTTCGGTACCCACTGCGGTGACCGGTGTGGTTCATCCCGCTCCAGCCTACACGTATGGCTACTATCCTGCACGCTACAGCTACGCCCACCGCTACGGCTACCACCCGCTTCGCTACGGCTACGTCCACGGCCTTACCCCATATGGTCTCAACTATGGCTACGGACTGGACGCATTCGGCTACGTCTCACCTGTCAAGAAAT AA